AGGTTTTTGCTCTACAGCAGGTCTAGGAGCATATTGTTTTTTAGTTAAAGATCCGTATTGTTCTTCATCTTTTGCTAACTGTTCTCCTAATGGAACTTCATTTTCATCAAAGTACAAGTCATCTAAGTATTTTTCATATTTGTCTTCTAGATCTTGTCTTGCATGGGTTTTTGGTGGTTCGTAACTGTGGTCAGGATAAATATATTCTGGTTCTTCAGCAACAGGTTGTTGTTGAATTTCATTTTGAGGTATGTATTCATATTCATTTTGTGCAACTTGTTGTGGTTCTTCTTGATAGATACTTTCATTATCTCCAATATATGATGATTCTAACCCTCCTGAGTATTCAATACTGTCTTTAATGTTATATGGGGAATCATCATTGATTGCTTTGTATTCTTGAACAGGTTCTTCCTGAGCATATGGTATTTCATATTCTTGCTGTGGCTGGTAAATATTCTCTTCCACAGGTGCTTGTTCATATACTGGTTCTTCTTGAACTGGAGCTTGTTGCTGTTGAGTATTATCTAATCCAAGTCCGACAATTTTTTCTAAACAGTCTTTACAGTAAATTTTTCCAGCAATTGCTAAACCACATTCTTTACAAATAGATTTTCCACATATTGCACATGTATCTGTGCCTTCTCTTCCAGGATGATAATGACATTCCATAAGTAACACTCTCTATGAATAATTTTATTAATGTATATATTTGTTTTTTTTATTTATATAAACGTTTTTATGATTTGGTTTTATCAATTATTTTTTCGGCCACGATTTCTGAAGAAATTAAATCATCAACTGTTGCAAGATAACTTCCAAGATTATGGCTGTCAATTTCATATTCGATAGTTCTGTCCTCTACATTGCCTTTAACATAATTTTCATTATCAATTTCCAATGAATCATATATTAGGGATGCAGCTTCTTTTGTTTTATAATTCAGTGTTAATTTAGATTTTATTTTCATTTTTTCACATTTTGTAATATATAATTATATTATTTTATTTGATGATATTTATCTTATTCTATGGAAAATATGGTAACCTTTATTAATAACTTTATTAATATATTTAAGTATTCTATATATTACGATATATAATTTTTATATAGCTATTATCAAATCTTATAATAATGTAGCTATTTTTTAATTAAACATGGTTTTTCATGTTATTTTTATTTCGGAGGAATTATAATGGTTCGTGCTTATACTAGAAGAGATTATATTAGAAAAACCCCAAATTCAAGAATTGTACAATATGATATGGGTAACTTAAAAGATGAATTTCCAGTGTCATTAAGTTTAGCTGTTAAAAAACCAGCTCAAATCAGACACAACTCTTTAGAAGCTGCAAGGATTGCTTCTAACAGATTAATGCAAAGAGCTGCTGGTAGAATGGGTTACCACTTAAAATTAAGAGTTTACCCTCACCAAATCGTAAGGGAAAATCCTATGGCAACCGGTGCAGGTGCGGATAGGGTACAAAGTGGTATGAGAAACGCATTCGGTAAACCAATCAGTGTTGAAGCTATTGTTAAAAAAGATCAGAGAGTTATCACCATTGATTGTCAGGAAAAAAACTTTGAACAAGCTAAAGTTGCATTAAAAAGAGCAGGTATGAAATTACCAGTTCCATGCAAAATAGTTGTTGACAAAGGCGCAGATTTAATTAAATAGATTTTTAATTAAATTCTTTTTTTACTCTTTTTTTATACATTTTTTTTATTTTTCACTGTTTTTCGAATTTTTTAATTAAGTATTTAAACTTAAAAATAGATAACATTATACATATATTATTGGTAATGTTTTCATTAGCTAATATTGTCAATTAAATATAATTTTTAAACCAAGAGGTTAATGTTATGTATGTTGTAAAATTTGAGGACTTAAGTAAGTCTGACATTGGAATTGCAGGTGGAAAAGGTGCTAATT
The nucleotide sequence above comes from uncultured Methanobrevibacter sp.. Encoded proteins:
- the rplJ gene encoding 50S ribosomal protein L16 encodes the protein MVRAYTRRDYIRKTPNSRIVQYDMGNLKDEFPVSLSLAVKKPAQIRHNSLEAARIASNRLMQRAAGRMGYHLKLRVYPHQIVRENPMATGAGADRVQSGMRNAFGKPISVEAIVKKDQRVITIDCQEKNFEQAKVALKRAGMKLPVPCKIVVDKGADLIK
- a CDS encoding ATPase is translated as MECHYHPGREGTDTCAICGKSICKECGLAIAGKIYCKDCLEKIVGLGLDNTQQQQAPVQEEPVYEQAPVEENIYQPQQEYEIPYAQEEPVQEYKAINDDSPYNIKDSIEYSGGLESSYIGDNESIYQEEPQQVAQNEYEYIPQNEIQQQPVAEEPEYIYPDHSYEPPKTHARQDLEDKYEKYLDDLYFDENEVPLGEQLAKDEEQYGSLTKKQYAPRPAVEQKPQVSMPRAETPEEMEARLRAEIAREMSGQPKAAPEVNEKGIHNLNYQEEKEPMGVVDILLTIILIIVILVVIYYIVYLFMLGTVYPTFIDAIFALKNPQNVINHILSGV
- a CDS encoding KEOPS complex subunit Pcc1, giving the protein MKIKSKLTLNYKTKEAASLIYDSLEIDNENYVKGNVEDRTIEYEIDSHNLGSYLATVDDLISSEIVAEKIIDKTKS